From Kineosporia succinea, the proteins below share one genomic window:
- a CDS encoding DUF6194 family protein, with protein sequence MIADEIIAFVRSLGDVHVQRPAPGDGTPAIAWGDTFVYYSPDGSLPRAQPFVTIVTKQYPDEPPAGLDAEGAFRVNVAAGTDEFRARLGRDPKDPAPEGETLEGRIGAHPTYSSLGWLAVRNPTPDCGVLELIRTAHTQAANRFERRTSA encoded by the coding sequence ATGATTGCCGACGAGATCATCGCCTTCGTCCGGAGCCTCGGCGACGTGCACGTGCAGCGCCCCGCACCGGGCGACGGCACCCCGGCGATCGCCTGGGGCGACACGTTCGTCTACTACTCCCCCGACGGTTCGCTCCCCCGGGCCCAGCCGTTCGTCACGATCGTGACGAAGCAGTACCCCGACGAGCCCCCGGCCGGGCTGGACGCCGAGGGCGCCTTCCGGGTGAACGTCGCCGCGGGCACCGACGAGTTCCGGGCCCGGCTCGGCCGTGACCCGAAAGACCCGGCCCCGGAAGGGGAGACGCTCGAGGGCCGGATCGGGGCGCACCCGACCTACAGCTCGCTGGGCTGGCTGGCCGTGCGCAACCCGACCCCCGACTGCGGTGTGCTCGAGCTGATCCGGACGGCGCACACCCAGGCGGCCAACCGGTTCGAGCGCCGCACCTCGGCGTAG